One window from the genome of Garra rufa chromosome 1, GarRuf1.0, whole genome shotgun sequence encodes:
- the LOC141327592 gene encoding GTPase IMAP family member 9-like, with the protein MTEINFNQDQHHYPVIQILLMGRNGSEKSSSGNTILGENLFKEHEAEVCEGQTQISGKQVTVIDCPDLLDPDLNKEQLEKMKDQLFSRCSSGLSAVLITVPLEKPVQNEEEILDYIRCLFGPEVQKYIMILFTFKDNVDETRNEQIKHQDHEDLQRLVTECGGKIHCFNNKKKNMKGQVQELLQKIEIMMIENGGMFIMKQMRRRHSMASIVNFSGETPAENEINVKKDRKLDLGRLAQ; encoded by the exons ATGACAGAGATCAACTTCAATCAAGATCAACATCATTATCCAGTGATCCAGATTCTCCTGATGGGCAGAAACGGTTCTGAGAAAAGCTCATCTGGAAACACCATACTGGGAGAAAACTTGTTCAAAGAGCATGAAGCTGAAGTTTGTGAGGGTCAAACACAGATCAGTGGGAAGCAGGTTACTGTGATTGATTGCCCAGATCTATTAGATCCAGATCTGAATAAAGAGCAGCTGGAGAAGATGAAAGATCAGCTATTTTCGAGGTGTTCATCAGGTCTCAGTGCAGTTCTGATCACCGTTCCTCTAGAGAAACCTGTGCAAAATGAGGAAGAGATCTTGGATTATATTCGGTGTTTATTTGGTCCCGAAGTTCAGAAGTACATCATGATTCTGTTCACATTCAAAGATAATGTAGATGAAACAAGAAATGAACAAATCAAACACCAAGATCATGAGGATCTCCAGCGTCTGGTGACTGAATGTGGAGGAAAGATTCACTGTTtcaataataagaagaagaacatGAAAGGTCAAGTCCAAGAACTACTGCAGAAGATTGAAATAATGATGATTGAAAATGGTGGGATGTTTATCATGAAACAAATGAGGAGGAGACACAGCATGGCCAGCATTGTTAATT TTTCAGGAGAGACTCCAGCTGAAAATGAGATTAAtgtaaagaaagacagaaaactGGATCTGGGCAGATTGGCACAATGA